A genomic segment from Pyrodictium occultum encodes:
- a CDS encoding ATP-binding protein gives MQESKTLHEERGRPAPGRLLGFVVDNSTPIVARFVSSNPPPIGDYVLIEYPGGALLGLVEQVGTRSITLNALPGIYDPAIVEKLSGEMSEDDVFFECTARLLGDVDTLRMPRLPPLPGARVYQAPSELLQRVFGGKEPYRLRLGVLASRPDVPVYVDVNKLVTRHTAILAVTGAGKSNTVAVVVDRLVRIGGTVVIFDFHGEYLGSSLGGRVNIIEPVLNPRRLSTSELMVLLGVEQRYYKQERILRRALKQVQETGEEERGGFLETLARAVEHVSRRRNEDTSAAAAVVNKIESLQERYGDIIRDDAVDPVSRIRPGYANVIDLSRVDRDAADAVASHVLRILLAERKRHRLTGSSQVPYPVLVVVEEAHILAPRDEETLSKYWLTRIAREGRKFGLGLMLVSQRPKGLDPEILSQANNMIVLRIVEPSDQRYVQAASESLSDDLVAHLPSLNTGEAVVVGPFIRIPALVRIDKYPGKLGGSDIDVVAEWRSMSWLEAEAGGVDELTSDFMQ, from the coding sequence ATGCAGGAAAGCAAGACCCTACACGAGGAGCGCGGCAGGCCGGCCCCGGGCAGGCTGCTGGGCTTCGTGGTGGACAACTCCACCCCCATCGTGGCCCGCTTTGTCTCCTCCAACCCGCCCCCCATCGGCGACTATGTCCTTATAGAGTATCCTGGCGGCGCCCTACTGGGCCTGGTTGAGCAGGTGGGCACGAGGAGTATCACCCTCAACGCGCTGCCCGGGATTTACGACCCTGCTATTGTCGAGAAGCTTAGCGGCGAGATGAGCGAGGACGACGTGTTCTTCGAGTGCACTGCCAGGCTGCTTGGAGACGTGGACACTCTCCGCATGCCCAGGCTCCCCCCACTGCCCGGGGCCCGTGTCTACCAGGCCCCCAGCGAGCTCCTTCAACGCGTGTTCGGGGGAAAGGAGCCCTACCGGCTCCGCCTGGGCGTGCTAGCCTCCCGGCCCGATGTGCCGGTCTACGTTGATGTAAACAAGCTTGTCACCAGGCATACAGCCATACTGGCTGTCACCGGCGCGGGTAAGAGCAACACTGTGGCTGTAGTAGTTGACAGGCTCGTCCGAATAGGCGGTACCGTCGTAATATTCGACTTCCACGGGGAGTACCTTGGCTCCAGCCTGGGAGGCCGCGTCAACATTATAGAGCCTGTGCTCAACCCCAGACGGCTGAGCACCTCGGAGCTTATGGTGCTACTGGGCGTCGAGCAGCGCTACTATAAGCAGGAGCGCATCCTCCGCCGCGCCCTCAAGCAGGTACAGGAGACCGGTGAAGAGGAGCGGGGAGGCTTCCTAGAAACACTGGCCCGGGCAGTTGAGCACGTGAGCCGGCGCCGTAACGAGGATACTAGCGCGGCGGCAGCTGTGGTTAACAAGATAGAGTCGCTCCAGGAGCGGTACGGCGACATTATACGCGACGATGCCGTCGACCCGGTCTCAAGGATCAGGCCTGGCTACGCCAATGTAATTGATCTAAGCCGTGTTGACCGCGACGCGGCCGACGCCGTGGCCAGCCATGTGCTCCGAATACTCCTTGCCGAGAGGAAGCGGCACCGGCTGACCGGCTCGAGCCAGGTGCCATACCCCGTGCTAGTAGTGGTCGAGGAAGCCCACATACTGGCCCCAAGGGATGAGGAGACCCTCTCCAAGTACTGGCTCACAAGGATAGCTCGCGAGGGCCGCAAGTTCGGCCTAGGCCTCATGCTTGTGAGCCAGAGGCCCAAGGGGCTTGACCCGGAGATACTGAGCCAGGCCAACAACATGATCGTGCTGCGGATCGTCGAGCCGAGCGATCAACGCTACGTGCAGGCTGCCAGCGAGAGCCTCAGCGATGATCTCGTGGCCCACCTACCTTCGCTCAACACGGGGGAGGCCGTAGTGGTAGGCCCCTTTATACGGATACCAGCCCTCGTTAGAATAGACAAGTATCCCGGCAAGCTCGGCGGATCCGATATAGATGTTGTCGCCGAGTGGAGGAGCATGTCATGGCTGGAGGCTGAAGCCGGGGGAGTGGACGAGCTGACCTCAGACTTCATGCAGTAA
- a CDS encoding metallophosphoesterase family protein has product MPGDNLRVLHVSDTHLGYRQYGLIEREMDIYRVFDEIIDTAIREKVDAVVHAGDFFDTTRPPPQAIHRAIRSLRRLNTAGIPFIVIPGDHDLPRRRMLPPLLILEEVLEDVHVLGLRGPEHHRLRTRSGELLVAGVRNEKGVGARQRLLEHLARLPKAPREPSVLLLHQSLHEVAPEYELELGELPQGYSYYALGHIHLYRRFAVGDSLAVYPGSIEALRVDEASAQPRRYVSLVELAPGRTVSVDKIALETPRPQIVEEIVFDSLDALRSALLRLRDRLARYPESRKPILHLTVSNVPRSAKANVYKTVETVLSGYVLSYRLRVDTVESKLPPSVQKASSSIKLEGLLKDFLGDEKLAELASKLIDVLGADPQSHAEAEAIRIIEEAFKLNERR; this is encoded by the coding sequence ATGCCCGGGGATAACCTACGGGTACTACACGTGTCTGACACGCATCTCGGGTATAGACAATATGGCTTGATAGAGAGGGAGATGGATATCTACCGCGTCTTCGACGAGATTATAGATACTGCTATCCGTGAGAAGGTTGATGCAGTGGTTCACGCAGGCGACTTCTTCGACACAACACGGCCCCCGCCACAAGCCATACACCGTGCCATAAGGTCGCTGCGGAGGCTCAACACGGCAGGTATACCATTCATAGTGATACCCGGGGATCATGACCTGCCGCGGCGGAGAATGCTCCCGCCCCTCCTCATTCTCGAGGAGGTGCTCGAGGACGTTCACGTGCTGGGGCTCCGGGGCCCGGAGCACCATAGGCTTAGGACGCGGAGCGGCGAGCTGCTTGTTGCAGGGGTGCGCAACGAGAAGGGGGTTGGGGCCAGGCAGAGGCTGCTAGAGCACCTAGCTAGGCTCCCGAAGGCTCCGAGGGAGCCCTCCGTGCTGCTGCTCCACCAGTCGCTCCACGAGGTGGCGCCCGAGTATGAGCTTGAGCTGGGCGAGCTGCCCCAGGGCTACTCGTACTACGCGCTAGGCCACATACACCTCTACCGCCGGTTTGCTGTTGGAGACTCGCTGGCGGTCTATCCTGGCTCGATAGAGGCTCTCCGTGTAGACGAGGCATCCGCGCAGCCGCGGCGCTACGTATCCCTAGTGGAGCTTGCCCCCGGCCGCACCGTGTCGGTAGACAAGATTGCACTAGAGACTCCGAGGCCGCAGATAGTTGAGGAGATAGTATTTGACTCGCTTGACGCCCTCCGCTCCGCCCTGCTGAGGCTCCGTGACCGTCTAGCCCGCTACCCGGAGAGCCGGAAGCCCATCCTGCACCTGACCGTATCCAACGTGCCGAGGAGCGCTAAGGCCAACGTCTACAAGACTGTCGAGACTGTTCTGTCGGGGTACGTGCTCTCCTACCGGCTGAGGGTCGACACTGTTGAGTCTAAGCTCCCGCCCTCGGTGCAGAAAGCATCCTCCAGTATAAAGCTCGAAGGGCTTCTAAAGGACTTTCTCGGCGACGAGAAGCTGGCAGAGCTGGCCTCGAAGCTCATAGACGTTCTCGGGGCCGACCCCCAGAGCCACGCCGAGGCAGAGGCTATACGTATCATAGAAGAGGCCTTCAAGCTCAATGAGAGGCGTTGA